From Acetonema longum DSM 6540, the proteins below share one genomic window:
- a CDS encoding ABC transporter substrate-binding protein, which produces MSKKQKLCALALLLSICLVITCIGCGSQKTSSQTSAVTGPDWAPKLTPLPKEFTVTVGMKQVVSDAGILIGMAKGYYRDVGIKIEAAQFNSGQEMINQLAAGQMDVAATVTASGLFNAMSRDIPVKIVADKGVNLPGKGYYRLVIRKDLVDDVKDFKDLRGRKIAVVGTASLDEIALVRVLGKGGLTLKDIDMQVIRAFPDMLVSLANKSIDAAMVIEPFIAQGMARDILYPWKDPSEYDPEAQTALLVFGTSMTKNPEVANRFMTAYVKSLRDYNDAFFKDQGKPEMIQLLCNYSVVKDPKLYDQMFPIGLNPDGFLRVRGIEMDLSWYKENNLLKADIKASEAIDHRYVEFANAILGKYQK; this is translated from the coding sequence ATGTCCAAAAAGCAGAAGTTGTGCGCCCTGGCTTTACTGCTGTCGATATGTCTCGTCATCACCTGCATCGGCTGCGGCAGTCAGAAAACATCGTCGCAAACATCGGCTGTCACGGGACCGGACTGGGCGCCTAAACTGACTCCTTTACCCAAAGAGTTCACGGTCACCGTAGGAATGAAACAAGTCGTATCGGATGCCGGCATTCTCATCGGTATGGCCAAAGGATATTACCGCGATGTAGGGATCAAAATCGAAGCGGCGCAATTCAATTCCGGTCAGGAAATGATCAATCAATTGGCTGCCGGCCAGATGGATGTGGCAGCCACGGTGACGGCATCAGGATTATTCAATGCCATGTCACGGGACATTCCGGTCAAAATTGTCGCTGACAAGGGAGTGAATCTACCCGGCAAAGGCTACTACCGTCTGGTCATCCGCAAGGACTTAGTCGACGACGTCAAGGATTTTAAAGACTTGCGCGGCCGAAAAATCGCCGTTGTTGGGACAGCTTCCCTGGATGAGATAGCGTTGGTACGGGTTCTGGGAAAAGGCGGCCTGACTCTCAAGGACATTGATATGCAGGTAATCCGTGCTTTTCCTGATATGCTGGTATCACTGGCCAACAAAAGCATTGATGCGGCCATGGTCATTGAACCTTTTATCGCCCAAGGCATGGCCAGGGATATCCTGTATCCCTGGAAAGATCCATCGGAGTATGACCCGGAAGCGCAGACCGCCCTGCTGGTTTTCGGCACGTCTATGACTAAAAATCCTGAGGTTGCCAACCGGTTTATGACTGCCTATGTAAAATCCCTTCGAGACTACAATGATGCATTTTTCAAAGACCAGGGGAAACCCGAAATGATTCAACTCTTGTGCAACTACTCAGTCGTAAAAGATCCCAAGCTATACGACCAGATGTTTCCCATAGGTTTAAACCCAGATGGCTTCTTACGGGTCAGGGGTATCGAAATGGACCTGTCCTGGTATAAGGAAAATAATCTGCTAAAAGCAGATATCAAGGCCAGTGAAGCCATTGATCATCGTTATGTGGAATTTGCCAACGCCATATTAGGGAAGTACCAGAAGTAA
- a CDS encoding ABC transporter permease, which translates to MNPIRHIRLLSILSPLTLLLIWEILSRLQVIDVRLFSRPSLIFQSFIPLLLSGELLLNTGVSIQRVILGFIAGSAPGIILGMSMGLSPLIRSAIEPMIQATYPIPKLAIMPFILLVFGIGETSKVFTIAIGVFYLVVINTMAGVLNIEKIYLDVAKNFGASRKDFYLTVAFPGALPMIFAGLKLSMGMALILIVAAELSAAKAGVGWMIWRAYDMFDIEQMFVALIVLSVLGYLFSLLLDQIERWVIPWKN; encoded by the coding sequence ATGAACCCAATACGGCACATACGATTGTTGTCAATTTTATCACCTCTGACGTTACTATTGATTTGGGAGATACTATCCCGGCTGCAGGTGATCGACGTCCGCCTCTTTTCAAGGCCGTCGCTGATCTTTCAGTCCTTTATCCCCCTTTTACTGTCCGGTGAGTTGCTGCTGAACACCGGAGTCAGCATCCAGCGGGTGATATTGGGATTCATTGCCGGCAGCGCGCCGGGAATCATTTTAGGCATGAGCATGGGTTTGTCGCCTCTGATTCGTTCGGCGATCGAGCCCATGATTCAGGCAACATACCCCATACCTAAACTGGCGATTATGCCGTTCATCCTGCTGGTGTTCGGCATTGGCGAAACTTCCAAGGTATTTACCATTGCCATCGGCGTCTTTTACTTAGTGGTCATCAATACCATGGCCGGAGTTTTAAATATCGAAAAAATTTATCTGGATGTGGCCAAAAACTTCGGAGCCAGCCGTAAAGATTTTTATTTGACAGTGGCGTTTCCCGGAGCATTGCCCATGATCTTCGCCGGATTGAAGCTAAGTATGGGGATGGCCCTCATCCTGATCGTCGCTGCCGAGCTGTCAGCCGCTAAAGCCGGCGTAGGCTGGATGATCTGGCGGGCATACGACATGTTTGACATCGAGCAAATGTTTGTAGCGCTTATCGTACTGTCTGTTTTGGGTTATCTTTTTTCTCTGCTGCTGGATCAAATCGAACGATGGGTAATCCCCTGGAAAAATTAA
- the pyrE gene encoding orotate phosphoribosyltransferase — translation MNEAQVKQLLIDTGAILEGHFLLTSGLHSPMYVEKFQVLQYPQHTAALCAALAERFRDKQISVVVGPVTGGILLAHEVGKNLGTRAIFTERENGVMTLRRGFVIHPGERVLVVEDIVTTGGSVQEVLDVVKQAQGNVAGVALLVDRSGGKVSFGVPTEALLHLSVQSYQPAECPLCAKGLPITKRGSRKL, via the coding sequence ATAAACGAAGCACAAGTGAAACAACTTTTGATTGACACAGGAGCCATACTGGAAGGCCATTTTCTTCTGACGTCCGGCTTGCACAGTCCTATGTATGTGGAGAAATTTCAGGTTCTGCAGTATCCCCAGCATACGGCGGCCCTTTGCGCCGCACTGGCCGAACGCTTTCGGGACAAACAAATCAGCGTGGTGGTCGGTCCGGTAACCGGCGGGATTCTTTTAGCCCATGAAGTGGGGAAAAACTTAGGCACCCGTGCCATATTTACCGAACGGGAGAACGGCGTTATGACCTTGCGCCGGGGATTTGTCATTCACCCGGGAGAAAGGGTGCTGGTGGTGGAAGATATTGTGACCACCGGCGGTTCGGTGCAGGAAGTGTTGGACGTAGTGAAACAGGCACAAGGAAATGTAGCGGGGGTCGCCCTGTTGGTAGACCGCAGCGGCGGTAAAGTTTCTTTCGGTGTACCTACAGAAGCGTTGCTGCACCTTTCCGTCCAGAGTTACCAGCCGGCTGAATGTCCTTTGTGCGCAAAAGGGCTCCCTATTACCAAGCGGGGAAGCCGTAAACTATAA
- the pyrF gene encoding orotidine-5'-phosphate decarboxylase, producing the protein MEEHLIVALDASSMSAMEKIVLALGDSVSYYKVGMELFYATGGQAVPCLLQAGKKVFLDLKLHDIPNTVGQSMAVLTGLGVSMLNLHAGGGLTMMRRAREAVDKASAGNGAKRPLLLAVTVLTSIGQEEWQNLHMPGEIGAQVVHLAQLAQKAGMDGVVASPQEAASIRAACGREFLIVTPGIRPAGSAESDQQRIATPRGAIRAGASYLVVGRPITGAKNPTAMVQKIIGEMGD; encoded by the coding sequence ATGGAAGAACATTTAATTGTTGCCTTAGACGCCAGTTCTATGTCAGCTATGGAAAAAATAGTTTTAGCTCTGGGGGACAGTGTAAGCTATTATAAGGTCGGCATGGAACTATTTTACGCCACCGGCGGGCAGGCAGTACCTTGCTTGCTGCAGGCCGGGAAAAAGGTTTTTTTGGACCTGAAGCTTCATGATATTCCCAACACAGTGGGGCAGAGCATGGCCGTTCTGACCGGTCTGGGAGTCTCGATGCTCAATCTTCACGCCGGTGGCGGCCTGACCATGATGCGGCGGGCCCGGGAAGCAGTGGATAAGGCTAGTGCCGGCAATGGGGCGAAACGACCTCTGCTGCTGGCGGTTACCGTGTTAACCAGTATAGGGCAGGAAGAGTGGCAAAACCTGCACATGCCCGGTGAGATTGGCGCCCAGGTGGTTCATTTAGCGCAGTTAGCGCAAAAGGCTGGCATGGATGGGGTGGTTGCCTCGCCGCAGGAGGCGGCCTCGATTCGTGCTGCCTGCGGCAGGGAGTTCCTGATCGTGACTCCCGGCATCCGGCCTGCAGGGTCTGCTGAAAGTGATCAGCAGCGTATCGCCACCCCCCGGGGAGCCATCCGGGCAGGGGCCAGTTATTTAGTGGTCGGACGTCCGATCACCGGTGCTAAGAATCCCACAGCAATGGTACAGAAAATTATTGGGGAAATGGGGGATTAA
- a CDS encoding dihydroorotate dehydrogenase electron transfer subunit — MPKLLVQAAILQHIDLSSSIKQMTIAAPLLAQTAQPGQFVHVKGAGHPEPLLRRPISIAGVNREAGTLTLIYRIVGKGSAMLAALKPGVDLLDCLGPLGQGFALRGEKPLLIGGGIGIAPLLFLAQCLCPLPAEIIMGGRTQGELTFWQPLFKDACQHIHVTTDDGSLGVKGLTVDILPQMLARHFDMIYACGPQPMLRAVTAIAGTHRVPCQVSLEERMACGIGACLVCTCNTESGAKKKVCSDGPVFWAEEVLL, encoded by the coding sequence TTGCCTAAACTCCTCGTCCAGGCTGCCATTCTGCAGCATATCGATCTGAGTTCATCGATCAAACAGATGACGATTGCCGCGCCGCTTTTGGCCCAGACGGCTCAACCCGGACAGTTTGTCCATGTGAAAGGGGCCGGACATCCGGAACCGCTGCTGCGGCGTCCCATCAGCATTGCCGGCGTAAATCGGGAAGCCGGCACTCTGACTCTGATCTATCGGATCGTAGGCAAGGGATCGGCCATGCTGGCCGCTCTCAAGCCAGGGGTCGATTTGTTGGACTGCCTGGGCCCGTTGGGGCAGGGATTTGCCTTGCGCGGCGAAAAGCCTTTATTGATTGGCGGTGGGATTGGCATTGCTCCGCTGCTGTTTCTGGCCCAGTGTTTATGTCCTTTGCCGGCAGAAATCATCATGGGAGGAAGAACTCAGGGCGAATTGACCTTTTGGCAGCCCCTGTTTAAAGATGCCTGCCAGCATATTCACGTGACAACCGACGACGGATCCCTGGGAGTGAAAGGTCTGACAGTAGATATTCTGCCCCAGATGCTGGCCAGGCACTTCGACATGATCTACGCCTGCGGGCCGCAGCCCATGCTGCGGGCCGTGACAGCCATCGCTGGGACGCACCGCGTCCCCTGCCAGGTTTCGCTGGAAGAGCGGATGGCCTGCGGCATCGGGGCTTGTCTGGTGTGTACCTGCAATACGGAGTCAGGCGCCAAAAAGAAAGTATGCAGTGATGGCCCGGTTTTTTGGGCCGAAGAAGTATTGCTGTAG
- the carB gene encoding carbamoyl-phosphate synthase large subunit, whose protein sequence is MPKNVDLRKVMVVGSGPIVIGQAAEFDYAGTQACRALKEEGLEVVLVNSNPATIMTDTTVADRVYIEPLTPDFVESIISKERPDGLLPTLGGQVGLNMAVNLAERGVLTKYGVKLLGTPLNAIKKAEDREMFKATMQEIGEPVPESAIVESIKEAQTFASRVGYPLIVRPAYTLGGTGGGFVTNDIELVEVTTRGLTHSPIGQVLIERSVAGWKEIEYEVIRDSADNCIIVCNMENIDPVGIHTGDSIVVAPSQTLTDLEYQMLRSASLKIIRSLGIEGGCNVQYALDPYSNSYYVIEVNPRVSRSSALASKATGYPIAKVASKIAVGYHLDEIKNAVTEKTMACFEPALDYVVVKFPRWPFDKFVGADKLLGTQMKATGEVMAIDRSLEAALLKAIRSLEIGRHHLSLPALSKLNLDEVRSRLAIKDDERLFVIAEALRRGLKPDEIHQVTRIDKFFLQKIQNIVTMEKRLAKDNLEAVLLAAAKQMGFADRAIAECIGRTEAEIVELRQQWGLKPCYKMVDTCAAEFEAVTPYYYSTYAQEDEVKPGNGRKVMVLGSGPIRIGQGIEFDYCSVHSVLALRRLGIESIIVNNNPETVSTDFDTADRLYFEPLTAEDVMHVIDKEKPEGVIVQFGGQTAINLAGPLSQRGVRILGTSVEDIDKAEDRERFDQLLTELNIPRPRGETVTNAKEAVQAAADIGYPVVVRPSYVLGGRAMEIVYSEAELVDYMNRAVQASPDHPVLVDRYMQGIEMEVDAISDGIDVCIPGIMEHVERAGVHSGDSIAVYPPQTLSQKVLDTVVDYTKKLALGLRVKGLVNVQYVAVDEMVYVIEVNPRSSRTIPFLSKVTSVPMVPIATRVALGETLRSMGYASGLLPVKSYTAVKAPVFSFAKMQRVDVSLGPEMKSTGEVMGIDYHYARALYKALTGAGVRIPEEGRVLFTVADKDKEEAGALAKTCLELGYHLVATAGTAAYLKSLGLPVEPAPKIKEGNPNIIDMIKGGQINMVVNTITRGKEPVRDGFKIRRAAVEHGIPCLTSIDTASEVFGALDVIRERRLVYSLAIQDYVGGGDELA, encoded by the coding sequence ATGCCCAAAAATGTGGATTTACGTAAAGTGATGGTCGTAGGATCCGGCCCGATCGTAATCGGTCAGGCGGCCGAGTTTGATTATGCCGGTACCCAGGCTTGCCGCGCATTGAAAGAAGAGGGGCTGGAAGTTGTTCTTGTCAACAGCAACCCAGCCACTATCATGACGGATACGACCGTGGCTGACCGGGTATATATTGAGCCTTTAACGCCGGATTTTGTCGAGTCTATTATCAGCAAAGAGCGCCCGGACGGGCTGCTGCCCACCCTTGGCGGGCAGGTCGGCCTGAATATGGCGGTGAATCTGGCCGAGCGGGGTGTTCTGACCAAGTATGGGGTGAAACTCTTAGGAACGCCTTTGAATGCCATCAAAAAAGCCGAAGATCGGGAAATGTTTAAGGCGACCATGCAGGAAATCGGTGAGCCGGTTCCTGAAAGCGCCATTGTAGAAAGCATTAAGGAGGCCCAAACCTTTGCTTCCCGGGTGGGTTATCCCCTGATTGTCCGCCCGGCCTATACCCTGGGCGGCACCGGCGGCGGTTTCGTCACCAACGATATTGAATTAGTGGAAGTAACCACCCGGGGCCTGACCCACAGCCCTATCGGGCAGGTGCTGATTGAGCGCAGTGTGGCGGGTTGGAAAGAAATCGAGTATGAGGTTATCCGGGACTCCGCTGATAACTGCATCATCGTCTGCAACATGGAAAATATCGATCCGGTAGGGATTCATACTGGCGACAGCATCGTGGTGGCACCGTCCCAAACCCTAACTGATCTGGAATATCAGATGCTGCGGTCCGCTTCGTTAAAAATTATCCGCTCCCTGGGCATTGAAGGGGGTTGCAATGTGCAGTATGCGCTAGACCCCTACAGCAACAGCTATTATGTGATCGAAGTTAATCCACGGGTCAGCCGCTCCAGCGCCTTGGCTTCGAAAGCCACCGGGTATCCCATCGCCAAAGTGGCCAGTAAAATTGCCGTTGGCTATCATCTGGACGAGATCAAAAATGCCGTGACGGAAAAAACCATGGCTTGTTTTGAGCCGGCCTTGGATTATGTTGTGGTAAAATTTCCCCGTTGGCCCTTTGATAAATTTGTTGGCGCTGATAAATTGCTGGGAACCCAAATGAAGGCCACCGGTGAAGTTATGGCCATTGACCGGAGCCTGGAAGCAGCCTTATTAAAGGCCATACGTTCGCTGGAAATCGGACGGCATCATCTTAGCCTTCCTGCTTTGAGCAAGCTTAACCTGGATGAAGTAAGAAGCCGGCTCGCGATAAAGGATGACGAGCGGTTGTTTGTCATTGCCGAGGCACTGCGGCGAGGCCTCAAGCCCGATGAAATTCATCAGGTCACCCGAATTGATAAATTCTTCTTACAAAAGATACAAAATATCGTGACTATGGAGAAGCGGCTGGCAAAAGACAATTTGGAGGCGGTTCTTTTGGCGGCTGCCAAGCAGATGGGCTTTGCCGACCGGGCCATTGCCGAATGCATTGGCCGCACAGAGGCCGAAATAGTAGAATTGCGCCAGCAGTGGGGCCTTAAGCCCTGCTATAAAATGGTGGATACCTGCGCCGCTGAATTTGAAGCGGTTACTCCTTACTATTACTCAACTTATGCCCAGGAAGATGAGGTTAAACCGGGGAACGGCCGCAAAGTGATGGTGCTGGGTTCCGGTCCTATCCGCATCGGCCAGGGAATCGAATTTGATTATTGTTCGGTTCATTCGGTGCTGGCCTTGCGCCGTCTGGGCATAGAGTCGATTATCGTGAACAATAATCCGGAGACAGTCAGCACTGATTTTGACACCGCTGACCGGCTCTATTTCGAACCGCTTACCGCAGAAGATGTGATGCATGTCATTGATAAAGAAAAACCCGAAGGAGTCATCGTCCAGTTTGGCGGACAGACTGCCATCAACCTGGCGGGGCCCCTTTCTCAGAGAGGCGTCCGCATCCTGGGCACCTCGGTGGAGGATATTGATAAAGCGGAAGACCGGGAACGGTTTGATCAACTGTTAACTGAACTGAACATTCCCCGCCCCAGGGGAGAAACGGTCACCAACGCGAAAGAAGCCGTGCAGGCCGCCGCCGACATAGGCTATCCCGTGGTGGTGCGGCCTTCTTACGTATTGGGCGGCCGCGCTATGGAGATTGTCTACAGTGAAGCTGAATTGGTGGACTATATGAACCGGGCGGTGCAGGCTTCGCCGGATCATCCGGTACTGGTAGACCGATATATGCAGGGGATCGAAATGGAAGTAGATGCAATTTCCGACGGGATTGACGTATGCATTCCCGGCATCATGGAGCACGTAGAGAGAGCGGGAGTCCACTCCGGTGACAGCATCGCGGTGTATCCGCCTCAGACTCTGAGCCAGAAAGTTTTGGATACAGTTGTGGATTATACGAAAAAACTGGCATTGGGATTGAGAGTAAAAGGCCTTGTCAATGTGCAGTATGTCGCCGTCGATGAAATGGTCTATGTTATCGAAGTGAACCCCCGCTCCAGCCGCACTATTCCCTTTTTAAGCAAAGTGACTTCTGTTCCCATGGTTCCTATAGCCACCCGGGTGGCTTTGGGCGAAACCCTGCGCTCCATGGGTTACGCATCTGGTTTATTGCCGGTAAAGTCCTATACCGCCGTAAAGGCGCCGGTCTTCTCTTTCGCAAAAATGCAGCGGGTTGATGTCTCCCTGGGGCCAGAAATGAAATCCACCGGCGAAGTTATGGGGATTGATTACCACTATGCGAGGGCTTTGTATAAAGCTCTCACCGGCGCCGGCGTACGCATCCCGGAAGAAGGCCGGGTCCTGTTCACCGTGGCTGACAAGGATAAGGAAGAAGCTGGCGCACTGGCCAAAACTTGTTTGGAATTGGGCTATCATCTGGTGGCTACGGCCGGAACGGCCGCTTATCTGAAATCTCTCGGCTTACCGGTGGAACCCGCTCCGAAAATCAAAGAGGGGAATCCCAATATCATCGATATGATCAAAGGCGGACAAATTAACATGGTGGTCAACACCATTACCCGCGGCAAGGAACCGGTGCGGGACGGGTTTAAGATCCGGCGGGCGGCGGTGGAGCACGGCATACCCTGCTTAACCTCCATTGACACGGCCAGCGAGGTCTTTGGAGCATTGGACGTGATCCGGGAGCGCCGCCTGGTGTATTCCCTGGCGATTCAAGATTATGTGGGCGGAGGAGATGAGCTTGCCTAA
- the carA gene encoding glutamine-hydrolyzing carbamoyl-phosphate synthase small subunit: protein MKGKLVLEDGSEFPGNLLNGSSELGEVVFNTGMTGYQETLTDPSYCGQIITMTYPLIGNYGTAQAFNQATHSYAKGFVIGQLCEHPGNYQAEETLPAYLNEQGIPCLYDVDTRAVTRKIRAGGAMKGVIVPADTDNARVKAILAGDVPSNVVTAVTTRQMYKIPGKGPSVVVMDFGIKQNIVNSLAKTGMNLTVVPAGTSAAAIMEMNPDGLFLSNGPGDPKALPGAIATIRELLDYRPIFGICLGHQLLALAMGGNTYKLPFGHRGSNHPVKDLMTGRVTITSQNHGYAVDEASIQGMDVTVTHRAVNDGTIEGMRHNRLPVFSVQYHPEAAPGPDDNVYLFDRFLENTKQ from the coding sequence ATGAAGGGAAAACTGGTGTTAGAAGACGGCAGTGAATTTCCCGGAAACTTGCTCAATGGCTCGTCTGAATTAGGAGAAGTGGTTTTTAATACCGGCATGACGGGTTATCAGGAGACTCTGACTGATCCTTCCTATTGCGGGCAAATTATCACTATGACCTATCCTCTGATCGGCAATTACGGTACAGCTCAGGCGTTTAACCAGGCGACCCATTCCTATGCCAAGGGATTTGTAATCGGTCAGCTATGTGAGCATCCCGGCAACTATCAGGCGGAGGAAACCCTCCCCGCATATTTGAACGAACAAGGGATACCCTGTTTATATGACGTGGATACCAGGGCCGTTACCCGCAAGATTCGCGCCGGCGGTGCCATGAAGGGAGTCATTGTTCCGGCGGATACGGACAATGCCAGGGTGAAAGCCATCCTTGCGGGAGATGTGCCGTCGAATGTGGTGACAGCCGTCACTACCCGGCAGATGTACAAGATTCCGGGAAAAGGCCCTTCTGTGGTGGTCATGGATTTCGGTATTAAGCAGAATATAGTAAACAGCTTAGCCAAAACCGGCATGAATTTAACGGTTGTGCCGGCCGGCACCTCAGCTGCGGCTATCATGGAAATGAATCCGGACGGGCTGTTTTTATCCAACGGCCCTGGCGACCCTAAAGCCCTGCCGGGAGCCATTGCCACGATCAGAGAACTGCTGGATTATCGCCCTATCTTCGGTATTTGCCTGGGGCATCAACTGCTGGCTCTGGCCATGGGCGGCAATACCTATAAATTGCCGTTTGGTCACCGGGGGTCCAATCATCCGGTCAAGGATCTGATGACCGGCCGGGTCACCATTACTTCGCAAAATCATGGCTATGCAGTAGATGAAGCCTCCATTCAGGGGATGGATGTGACTGTGACCCACCGGGCGGTGAATGACGGCACCATTGAAGGGATGCGCCATAACCGTCTGCCGGTGTTTTCGGTGCAGTATCACCCGGAAGCCGCACCTGGCCCTGATGACAATGTCTACCTATTTGACCGATTCCTGGAAAATACGAAGCAATAA